A stretch of the Aegilops tauschii subsp. strangulata cultivar AL8/78 chromosome 4, Aet v6.0, whole genome shotgun sequence genome encodes the following:
- the LOC109742900 gene encoding eukaryotic translation initiation factor 3 subunit B: protein MALAISMEAIDARARELGIDLDSVDVDSITLPPGEDFGILSDDEDLLQNEDIPELEMGFANIIVVDNLPVVPPEKYEKLENVLRKIYGQLGVIREGGLWMPTDPETKKTQGYCFIEFNTPQEAEFAMEKTRGYKLDKSHIFAVNMFDDFEKYMKVPDEWAPAEIKPYTPGENLLKWLTDDKARDQFVIRAGTFTEVYWNDARRAMPELVYQKQYWTDSYIQWSPLGTHLATVHRQGAQVWGGDDKFVRLMRFLHPQLKLIDFSPGEKYLITYSSHEPSNPIDTHRVVLNIFDVRTGKVMREFKGSADDFTTGGNMGVSGVSWPIFRWGGGRDDKYFARLGKNVISVYDTETFALIDKKSLKVENVVDFSWSPTDPIISLFVPELGGGNQPARMSLVQIPGKEEIRQKNLFSVSDCKMYWQNNGEYLAVQVDRYTKTKKSIYTGFELFRIKERDIPIEVFELDNKNDKIIAFAWEPKGHRFAVIHGDGPKPDISFYTMKAVNNNVSRVSKLTTLKGKQANALFWSPAGRFIVLAGMRGFNGQLEFFNVDELETMATGEHFMATDIMWDPTGRYLATAVTSVHEMENGFQIWSFNGKQIYKVLKDQFYQFQWRPRPPSLLTPEKEEDISKNLKRYSKKYEQEDQDVHHLLDEEERKRRTRLQEVWEAWVAKWKQLHEDEGAFRMQLRGGEDSDKEEEAEYKEIEAEELVDVTEETVAFDLDQE, encoded by the exons ATGGCGCTTGCGATCTCGATGGAAGCCATAGATGCGCGCGCGCGGGAGCTGGGGATCGACCTTGACTCCGTCGACGTCGACTCCATAACCCTCCCGCCCGGCGAGGACTTCGGTATCCTCAG TGACGACGAGGATTTGCTTCAGAACGAGGACATTCCAGAGCTTGAGATGGGTTTTGCAAACATTATTGTGGTGGACAATCTGCCGGTCGTTCCCCCAGAGAAGTACGAGAAGCTGGAGAATGTTTTGCGCAAGATATATGGTCAGCTTGGTGTGATCAGAGAAGGTGGGCTTTGGATGCCTACGGACCCAGAGACTAAGAAGACCCAGGGCTACTGCTTCATTGAGTTCAATACTCCGCAG GAAGCTGAGTTTGCTATGGAAAAAACACGTGGCTACAAACTGGACAAATCTCACATATTTGCTGTTAATATGTTTGATGACTTTGAGAAGTACATGAAAGTTCCCGATGAGTGGGCGCCTGCTGAAATCAAGCCATACACTCCTGGA GAAAATCTTCTGAAGTGGTTAACTGATGATAAGGCCAGAGATCAGTTTGTGATCCGTGCTGGTACGTTCACGGAAGTGTACTGGAATGATGCTAGGCGGGCAATGCCTGAGCTTGTGTACCAAAAGCAG TACTGGACGGATAGCTATATTCAATGGTCCCCTCTTGGAACACACTTGGCTACCGTGCATAGGCAGGGCGCGCAGGTGTGGGGTGGTGATGATAAGTTTGTTCGTCTAATGCGCTTTCTTCATCCACAG TTGAAACTCATCGATTTCTCTCCCGGTGAGAAATATTTGATTACTTACAGCAGCCATGAGCCCAGCAACCCCATAGACACACAT AGGGTTGTACTAAATATCTTTGATGTACGGACTGGAAAAGTAATGCGGGAGTTCAAGGGAAGTGCTGATGATTTCACTACTGGTGGAAATATGGGTGTGTCTGGTGTTTCATGGCCTATCTTCAG GTGGGGTGGTGGAAGAGATGATAAGTATTTTGCTAGGCTTGGAAAGAATGTTATATCTGTCTATGATACTGAGACGTTCGCTCTTATTGATAAGAAGTCCTTGAAGGTAGAAAATGTGGTTGACTTCAGTTGGTCTCCCACTGACCCTATCATATCACTCTTTGTGCCTGAATTGGGTGGTGGAAATCAGCCTGCCAGG ATGAGTCTTGTGCAAATTCCGGGCAAAGAGGAGATTCGGCAGAAAAATCTTTTCAGTGTGAGCGACTGCAAAATGTACTGGCAAAACAATGGAGAATATCTGGCTGTCCAGGTAGACAGGTACACAAAAACAAAGAAGAGCATTTACACTGGGTTCGAGCTGTTCAGAATCAAGGAACGAGACATCCCAATTGAGGTCTTTGAATTGGACAACAAGAATGACAAGATAATTGCCTTTGCATGGGAGCCTAAAGGTCACCGCTTTGCTGTTATTCATGGTGATGGGCCTAAGCCTGATATAAGTTTCTACACCATGAAAGCAGTCAACAATAATGTTAGTCGTGTGTCCAAGCTCACCACACTCAAGGGCAAGCAGGCCAATGCATTGTTCTGGTCTCCTGCTGGGCGTTTCATTGTTCTGGCAGGGATGAGGGGTTTCAATGGCCAGCTGGAGTTCTTCAACGTTGATGAACTTGAGACCATGGCGACAGGAGAACATTTTATGGCGACTGACATCATGTGGGATCCTACTGGAAG ATATCTCGCAACTGCAGTTACCTCGGTTCATGAGATGGAAAATGGTTTCCAAATCTGGTCCTTCAATGGCAAGCAAATTTACAAGGTTTTAAAGGATCAATTCTATCAG TTCCAATGGCGCCCAAGGCCACCGTCGCTACTTACtcccgagaaggaggaggacatCTCAAAGAACCTCAAGCGGTACAGCAAGAAGTACGAACAAGAGGATCAGGACGTGCACCACCTTTTGGACGAGGAGGAGCGCAAGAGACGGACGCGGCTTCAAGAGGTGTGGGAAGCATGGGTCGCCAAGTGGAAGCAGCTGCACGAGGATGAGGGAGCGTTCAGGATGCAGCTTAGGGGCGGGGAGGACAGCGACAAGGAAGAAGAGGCGGAATACAAGGAGATTGAGGCGGAGGAGCTGGTTGATGTCACAGAAGAAACCGTTGCCTTTGACCTGGACCAGGAGTGA